A stretch of the Amycolatopsis sp. BJA-103 genome encodes the following:
- a CDS encoding TNT domain-containing protein (This protein contains a domain related to Tuberculosis Necrotizing Toxin, which is the C-terminal effector domain of outer membrane channel protein CpnT, and which has a lethal NAD+-glycohydrolase activity.), which translates to MTVAQPTTQLNATEQDTLVKQIGLALLRAAPRDWRKVTAEYRAVGRYHEMTGEIITEDGTAHEWVATHDIATLFGRLRAGMYRDGRGTWFNARYQLDHPSSYNLEYNRDEPQWRLAPPPQALSDELRMFPRSEENVPEWLIRRMSGLSPEQPGPHFRIARIFDTIGPAGRPVINRPDLEIEEQDRLLEYLDHAPLVVTERGYDIDRLAQTPEATVPVAFHSDGQWIWPAAVNFYLREYGVSPELDLIDHVRQNGFTLPEVDDPTLQAAAGYLTRGNPPPQQRPNGPGGPNGGPGGPGGPPPQGPPQNGLSQNGPGPNGPVPQQQPAVNQGGPGQPGPNGPAGPGPIQAAQPPVPPPHQPGPDPAVVAAAAAAPVAAAAAVPAAEASVPDQAEQAQRYEEDYDTQDYQAQDFHEAAAEQQYEAGYEDQYAHEEAPFRESEQDAYTDEARQDDAPHQHAEPEPEPQVADPEATTYARAPQVDAYEQPREEAQDAYPPQEENQPYTPPELEATTGYTPVEQADAGPELPLLTHDAEPDVPPLSDSEVTQVDGPQQERGTFATAPVSRPEPEPQREEAPRRAAPERPRRDEHPVPVLNELQSKFDDLDVPEDVYRIGGPAEHGWSVEQVDGGGWRVGWYDGKLTNPAVFGDAEDAAAFMLGKVLLNPNGAPPADEPHFDEPAAVEEQPVEEPPPAPAPARPVLTTLSPEIATGSHPVPPRESIPAQEQTAFTTAEELLGDDLDDEPAPAPVPPAPPVRPPNPALASPPPAPPRREPPVTPPPPPPPMRREEPARPQVSAAGPPDAKQNWPISPLNGEPPLTLFRGKELRELPAGSELDRFGGPNGNLTYAAGTPFEERSLVPEWVNRPYHVYRVQRPLEALAGVAIPWFNQPGGGSAYLLPASIEELLAEGDLIELDPGEPPID; encoded by the coding sequence GTGACCGTGGCACAACCGACGACTCAGCTGAACGCGACCGAGCAGGACACCCTGGTCAAGCAGATCGGCCTCGCCCTGCTGCGGGCCGCGCCTCGTGATTGGCGGAAGGTGACCGCCGAGTACCGAGCCGTCGGCAGGTACCACGAGATGACCGGCGAGATCATCACCGAGGACGGCACCGCGCACGAGTGGGTCGCGACCCACGACATCGCGACGCTGTTCGGCAGGCTGCGTGCCGGGATGTACCGCGACGGCCGCGGCACCTGGTTCAACGCCCGGTACCAGCTCGATCACCCGTCCAGCTACAACCTCGAGTACAACCGAGACGAGCCCCAGTGGCGCCTCGCGCCGCCTCCGCAGGCACTCTCCGACGAACTGCGCATGTTCCCCCGCTCCGAAGAGAACGTGCCCGAATGGCTGATCCGGCGCATGTCCGGCCTCAGCCCCGAGCAGCCCGGGCCGCATTTCCGCATCGCCCGCATCTTCGACACCATCGGCCCGGCCGGGCGTCCGGTGATCAACCGGCCCGACCTGGAGATCGAGGAGCAGGACAGGCTGCTCGAATACCTCGACCACGCGCCGCTGGTGGTCACCGAGCGCGGCTACGACATCGACAGGCTCGCGCAGACCCCCGAGGCCACCGTCCCGGTCGCCTTCCACAGCGACGGACAGTGGATCTGGCCCGCCGCCGTCAACTTCTACCTGCGCGAGTACGGCGTTTCGCCGGAACTCGACCTGATCGACCACGTCCGGCAGAACGGCTTCACGCTGCCGGAGGTCGACGACCCGACACTGCAGGCCGCCGCGGGGTACCTCACCCGGGGGAATCCGCCCCCGCAGCAGCGCCCCAACGGCCCGGGTGGCCCCAACGGCGGCCCGGGTGGGCCCGGGGGCCCGCCTCCGCAGGGCCCGCCCCAGAACGGCCTCTCGCAGAACGGCCCAGGACCGAACGGGCCCGTGCCGCAGCAGCAGCCCGCGGTCAACCAGGGCGGTCCCGGTCAGCCGGGACCCAACGGTCCCGCGGGTCCCGGCCCGATCCAGGCCGCTCAGCCGCCCGTCCCGCCGCCGCATCAGCCGGGCCCGGACCCCGCGGTGGTGGCGGCCGCGGCAGCGGCACCGGTCGCCGCCGCGGCGGCCGTTCCCGCGGCCGAGGCGAGCGTTCCGGACCAGGCCGAGCAGGCCCAGCGGTACGAAGAGGACTACGACACCCAGGACTACCAGGCGCAGGACTTCCACGAAGCCGCCGCCGAGCAGCAGTACGAAGCCGGCTACGAGGACCAGTACGCGCACGAAGAGGCGCCGTTCCGCGAGTCCGAACAGGACGCGTACACCGACGAGGCCCGGCAGGACGACGCGCCGCATCAGCACGCGGAGCCCGAGCCGGAGCCTCAGGTCGCCGACCCGGAGGCCACCACGTACGCGCGGGCCCCGCAGGTCGACGCCTACGAGCAGCCTCGCGAGGAAGCTCAGGACGCGTACCCCCCGCAGGAGGAGAACCAGCCGTACACGCCCCCCGAGCTGGAGGCGACCACCGGCTACACGCCCGTCGAGCAGGCCGACGCCGGTCCTGAGCTGCCCCTCCTGACGCACGACGCGGAGCCCGACGTTCCTCCGCTCTCGGACTCCGAGGTCACGCAGGTCGACGGCCCACAGCAGGAGCGGGGGACCTTTGCTACCGCCCCCGTGTCCCGCCCTGAGCCCGAACCGCAGCGTGAAGAAGCCCCGCGCCGCGCCGCGCCGGAGCGGCCTCGCCGCGACGAGCACCCGGTGCCGGTGCTGAACGAGCTGCAGTCGAAGTTCGACGACCTCGACGTACCCGAAGACGTCTACCGCATCGGCGGCCCCGCGGAGCACGGCTGGAGCGTCGAGCAGGTGGACGGCGGCGGCTGGCGGGTCGGCTGGTACGACGGGAAGCTGACCAACCCGGCGGTGTTCGGCGACGCCGAGGATGCGGCCGCGTTCATGCTCGGCAAGGTCCTGCTGAACCCGAACGGTGCTCCGCCCGCCGACGAGCCGCACTTCGACGAGCCTGCCGCTGTCGAGGAGCAGCCGGTCGAGGAGCCGCCTCCGGCTCCGGCTCCGGCCCGGCCCGTGCTGACGACGCTCTCCCCCGAGATCGCGACCGGTTCGCATCCGGTGCCGCCGCGGGAGTCGATCCCGGCACAGGAGCAGACGGCGTTCACGACGGCAGAGGAGCTGCTCGGGGACGATCTGGACGACGAGCCCGCCCCCGCACCGGTCCCGCCCGCGCCTCCGGTGCGGCCGCCGAACCCGGCGCTGGCGAGCCCGCCGCCCGCCCCGCCCCGGCGCGAACCGCCGGTGACGCCGCCTCCGCCGCCGCCGCCGATGCGGCGCGAGGAGCCGGCCCGCCCGCAGGTCTCGGCGGCCGGACCTCCCGACGCCAAGCAGAACTGGCCGATCTCGCCGCTCAACGGTGAGCCGCCACTGACGCTGTTCCGCGGCAAGGAACTGCGTGAGCTGCCCGCGGGCAGCGAGCTGGACCGCTTCGGTGGCCCGAACGGCAACCTGACCTATGCGGCCGGGACACCGTTCGAGGAGCGCTCGCTCGTGCCGGAGTGGGTGAACCGGCCGTATCACGTGTACCGCGTGCAACGTCCGCTCGAAGCGCTGGCCGGTGTCGCGATCCCGTGGTTCAACCAGCCCGGTGGCGGGTCGGCGTACCTGCTGCCGGCGTCCATCGAGGAGCTGCTCGCCGAGGGCGACCTCATCGAGCTGGACCCGGGCGAACCGCCGATCGACTAG